A window of Chrysiogenia bacterium contains these coding sequences:
- the truB gene encoding tRNA pseudouridine(55) synthase TruB has translation MSKERGAQRDDLHGLVILDKPVDLTSFKAVKAVKTIFRVKKAGHTGTLDPFATGVLPICLNKATKLAGLVTGLDKEYRTVIRLGQSSDTYDRTGEVTDHGIAEFPTREEIEKAIDENFRGEFMQTPPIFSAIKVSGKPLYKRARKGETFDMESRARKIRIERFDILRYEAPELEVEIKASKGTYVRSLAHDLGKLLGTGGLLSELVRTRVGPYNLENAYSLDQLRELAEGGRLDEAIQGPDDLLGWLPEFAISRADYLELSQGHDRSMDELEASSALAGVGPLPRGGYVRLADRGGKGFVVAESTRAERDVEESPWVLRPFRTFKNGTSLL, from the coding sequence ATGAGCAAGGAACGTGGAGCCCAGCGGGACGACCTGCACGGGCTCGTTATCCTCGACAAACCGGTCGACCTGACCTCGTTCAAGGCGGTCAAGGCCGTCAAGACGATCTTCCGGGTCAAGAAGGCGGGCCACACCGGCACGCTCGATCCCTTTGCCACCGGCGTGTTGCCGATCTGTCTGAACAAGGCGACGAAACTGGCAGGCCTGGTAACCGGGCTCGACAAGGAATACCGCACGGTCATCCGGCTGGGGCAGTCCTCGGACACCTATGATCGCACCGGTGAAGTAACCGATCACGGCATCGCGGAGTTTCCCACGCGCGAGGAAATCGAAAAAGCCATCGACGAGAACTTCCGCGGCGAGTTCATGCAGACCCCGCCGATCTTCTCTGCGATCAAGGTCTCGGGCAAGCCGCTCTACAAGCGCGCGCGCAAGGGCGAGACCTTCGACATGGAGTCGCGGGCCCGCAAAATCCGGATCGAGCGATTCGACATCCTGCGCTACGAAGCGCCGGAGCTCGAAGTCGAGATCAAGGCCTCCAAGGGAACCTACGTCCGCTCGCTGGCCCACGACCTGGGCAAGCTGCTGGGCACGGGCGGCCTGCTGAGCGAGCTCGTTCGCACGCGGGTGGGACCCTACAATCTTGAAAACGCCTACAGCCTAGACCAGCTCCGCGAGCTGGCAGAGGGTGGCCGGCTCGATGAAGCCATCCAGGGACCCGACGACCTGCTGGGCTGGCTGCCCGAGTTCGCCATCTCGCGGGCCGATTACCTGGAGCTCTCACAGGGCCACGACCGCTCCATGGACGAGCTGGAAGCCTCCAGCGCCCTGGCCGGGGTGGGGCCCCTGCCGCGGGGCGGCTACGTCCGCCTGGCCGACCGGGGCGGGAAGGGCTTTGTGGTGGCCGAGAGCACCCGGGCCGAGCGGGACG